A genomic stretch from Photobacterium atrarenae includes:
- a CDS encoding tetratricopeptide repeat protein gives MPAVMTLKKVVFGAMLGLAVTGYGTAQASNTTSPTNHLLSTLNYVELEAEQGDKNMQLFLGRAYLEGTNGLQADPMKGMYWLEKAAVDMPEVKTMIGDLFKAGRLLPKNNDLAVRWYTAAAKEGDVPAMVELGAYYASGATGKVDCGNAIKWFNEAANGGSLDSKRNLVWLYATCADERMRDGERALKLAKQVLKRDGTGDAGDYDNLAAAYAACGEFRRAVEAQEVAMDKLEDTQGQRYAKFEKRLELYRQNQTIFTASL, from the coding sequence ATGCCTGCAGTAATGACCCTAAAGAAAGTTGTTTTTGGTGCCATGCTTGGCCTTGCGGTTACTGGCTATGGAACGGCCCAGGCTTCAAATACCACATCTCCGACAAACCACCTGCTTTCAACCCTGAACTATGTTGAGCTGGAAGCGGAGCAGGGGGACAAGAATATGCAGTTGTTCTTGGGACGTGCATATCTTGAAGGGACCAATGGTTTGCAAGCCGATCCGATGAAAGGTATGTACTGGCTGGAAAAAGCTGCGGTTGATATGCCGGAAGTGAAAACCATGATTGGTGATCTGTTTAAAGCGGGTCGACTGCTGCCGAAGAACAATGATCTGGCGGTTCGCTGGTACACTGCAGCAGCGAAAGAAGGGGATGTTCCTGCGATGGTCGAACTGGGCGCTTACTATGCTTCGGGCGCCACCGGCAAAGTGGACTGCGGGAATGCGATCAAATGGTTCAATGAAGCGGCGAACGGTGGCTCACTGGACTCCAAGCGTAACCTGGTGTGGCTGTATGCTACCTGTGCCGATGAGCGGATGCGAGATGGTGAGCGGGCATTAAAGCTGGCCAAGCAGGTTCTGAAGCGTGACGGCACCGGCGATGCGGGTGATTACGATAACCTAGCGGCTGCGTATGCTGCCTGTGGAGAGTTCCGTCGTGCGGTCGAAGCGCAGGAAGTTGCGATGGATAAACTGGAAGATACCCAGGGCCAGCGCTACGCCAAGTTTGAAAAACGTCTGGAACTGTATCGTCAGAATCAAACGATCTTCACTGCGTCTCTGTAA